The window GCCCATGGCCACGCACCGAACGCAGTGCGGCTCGCGCTCGCCCCGCCCTCGTTCGAGCAGCTCGATTCCGGCCTGCGCACGATCGCGTCGCTGCTCGGCACCAAGGAAGAGGATTTCGACTCGACGGAGTAGCTCACGCTTGCCCCAAGCTCAGGCCTCCGGCCATTCCGCGATGAAGCCCCTCGCCTTGTAAGGCTCGATCTTGTCCCATTCGTGCAGCATGCGGCGGCGAAATTCGGGATCGGTGTGCCAGAGCGTCCGCGGCGTCACAAAGCTGTCGACCGTGAGCAGCATTTTCTCGACCTCCGGCCAATGCCGGTGCAGCGTCATCGGATAACGCCGCGCGGTCCAGGTGTTGCCGAGGCAAATCACGCTGCGGACATTGTGCAGCCCGAGCGCGGCGTCAATGATCGGCAGCGAGAGGATCACGTTCTCGCCGGTGTTTTGGGCACGATGTTCCTCGAGAATTCGATCAGCCGGAATACCCGTCGCGACCATCGCCGCCTTGATGATCGTGCACTCGGATTGCTCCGAGCCCGCCGTCAGACCGCCGCTGACAATCGACCAGCGGAACAAGCCCTCGCGCCACAGCCGCGCCGCAGTATCGGCGCGCAAGCCGACGTCCTCGCGGGTGCCGAATATGAACAGCAGGTCGGCCGGCCGCAGCGGCGTGTCGGTCAGATGCGTACGGTTGATCTCGGCGATCTCATCTGCCGAAGGCCTCCGCGTGCTGCGATCCATGGCTGACATGGCCGCAAGATGCGACACCGACGCAGGGGCGCGAAGTCACATTTGGTTGCGGCCCATTGCAGCTAGGGCAGCAAGGCGCTCGGCACGCGATCGAAGCTGTAGCTCCGCGGCTGGTTACGCCGCACGAAGCTGCCGATCTGCCAGGCGAACAGCGCTGCAAAACCGATGATGAACAGCGCGCCGGCGAATTCGCCGATCGCAAGCGCCCGGACCAGGAGCCCCGTCATCGCCACCGCAAGCACCGCAAGAAAAGCCAGCATCGTCGCGTAGGTCCTGCGGCCAAGGCCCGCGGTCAACTCGGCGCGGCTGCCGGCCTGCGCCATGCGCGCGTGCAACGCGACGATGAAATTGCGAAAACCATTGTCCTGCGGCGCCATCAGGGCCGCGGTCTGCCAGCTCGTCGAGAGGATCGCAATGCGGCCGCCACTGGCATGGCTGACATCGGCGCGAAAGCGGTGCTGCTGCATCGACACGGGGCGGAACGACAGCCGGATTGCACTGATCTCGTCATAACGCCACACCGAGCTACGGCCGGCGATGTGCCAGGACAGCCCCTGCTCCGTCAGCTCGAAGCGATGCGCCGAGCCGATCAGCGACGCCTTGTAGGCATAGCTCGCGCCCGCAGCCGCCTCAGCTCCCAAATCCTGCATCGTCACAATCGATCCAATCCGGGCGATCCAGTCTGCGATCCGCTTGCGTGAGCGCCCTGCCCCATCCTACAAGCGGGACATGGCTGAGACGATTTTTTTTCCGCGCCGCCTGATACTCGGCGCCGCCGTGATCTCCGGCGTGCTGCTCGCTCTCGCGGTGCACATGCTGGGCGCGCGCTACGGGCTCGACCTCGGCGGCCTCTGGCACTC of the Bradyrhizobium sp. WSM1417 genome contains:
- a CDS encoding YdcF family protein, with protein sequence MSAMDRSTRRPSADEIAEINRTHLTDTPLRPADLLFIFGTREDVGLRADTAARLWREGLFRWSIVSGGLTAGSEQSECTIIKAAMVATGIPADRILEEHRAQNTGENVILSLPIIDAALGLHNVRSVICLGNTWTARRYPMTLHRHWPEVEKMLLTVDSFVTPRTLWHTDPEFRRRMLHEWDKIEPYKARGFIAEWPEA